In one Umezawaea sp. Da 62-37 genomic region, the following are encoded:
- the pcaG gene encoding protocatechuate 3,4-dioxygenase subunit alpha, translated as MSDLQTTPSQTVGPFFGIGLPWEDGPFVVAEDSPDAFRVAGKVLDGDGAPVPDALIEVWQADPEGRFAHPDDPRGPLARMDFRGFGRSATDESGEFWFHTVKPGALPSDDGDEAPHLNVSIFCRGMLVRLVTRIYFPDEPGNAEDPVLLSLPDPTRRGTLIAEAAPNGYRFDIHLQGDDETVFFDL; from the coding sequence ATGAGTGACCTGCAGACCACGCCGTCCCAGACCGTCGGGCCGTTCTTCGGGATCGGGCTGCCCTGGGAGGACGGGCCCTTCGTCGTGGCCGAGGACAGCCCGGACGCGTTCCGGGTCGCGGGCAAGGTCCTCGACGGCGACGGCGCCCCGGTGCCGGACGCGCTGATCGAGGTCTGGCAGGCCGACCCCGAAGGCCGCTTCGCCCACCCGGACGATCCGCGCGGACCGTTGGCGCGCATGGACTTCCGCGGCTTCGGCCGGTCGGCGACCGACGAGAGCGGCGAGTTCTGGTTCCACACCGTCAAACCCGGCGCGCTCCCGTCGGACGACGGCGACGAGGCCCCGCACCTCAACGTGTCGATCTTCTGCCGCGGCATGCTGGTCCGGCTGGTGACCCGGATCTACTTCCCCGACGAGCCCGGCAACGCCGAGGACCCGGTGCTGCTCTCGCTCCCCGATCCCACCCGGCGCGGGACGCTCATCGCGGAGGCGGCGCCGAACGGCTACCGCTTCGACATCCACCTCCAGGGCGATGATGAGACCGTCTTCTTCGACCTCTGA
- the pcaB gene encoding 3-carboxy-cis,cis-muconate cycloisomerase, giving the protein MMRPSSSTSDLFGPLFGDPLVDAELGDRAWLRAMLDFERALAVVQAHAGVVPEEAARAIVSVIDSAVPDAASLGARATASGNPVVPLVRDLADALPAAAKAYVHHGATSQDVLDTAASLVAFRALRPILEGLAGVADECERLAVAHRDTLIAGRTLSQHAVPTTFGLKCAGWLVAVDEARDRLDAVRAERLAVQFGGAAGTLAALGDAGAPLVDRLAAELGLVAPVLPWHTDRTRFAELAGALGSAAGVLAKIAQDVVLMAQTEVGEVEEADGGTSSAMPHKRNPIRAVLVTATTRRVPGLVATQLASMAHEHERAAGAWHAEWETSTELLRLVGGAVRGTRELLSRLKVDAGRMRRNLDLTGGLPLAENVSVRLAPALGRAEAQDLVAEVCRDAVAEGRTLGEALSADTRVLEHLSTEQIDEALDPSVYVGSAAAFVDRALAAHQRKADR; this is encoded by the coding sequence ATGATGAGACCGTCTTCTTCGACCTCTGATCTGTTCGGCCCGCTGTTCGGCGACCCGCTCGTCGACGCCGAACTGGGCGACCGGGCGTGGCTGCGCGCGATGCTCGACTTCGAACGCGCGCTCGCCGTCGTGCAGGCGCACGCCGGGGTCGTGCCGGAGGAGGCCGCGCGCGCGATCGTGTCGGTGATCGACTCCGCCGTGCCGGACGCGGCGTCGCTCGGCGCCCGCGCCACCGCGTCCGGGAACCCGGTCGTCCCGCTGGTGCGCGACCTGGCCGACGCACTGCCCGCCGCGGCGAAGGCGTACGTGCACCACGGCGCCACCAGTCAGGACGTGCTCGACACGGCCGCGTCGCTGGTCGCCTTCCGCGCGCTGCGGCCGATCCTGGAAGGGCTGGCCGGCGTCGCGGACGAGTGCGAACGGCTCGCGGTCGCGCACCGGGACACGCTGATCGCGGGCCGGACGCTCTCGCAGCACGCGGTGCCCACGACGTTCGGCCTCAAGTGCGCGGGCTGGCTGGTCGCCGTCGACGAGGCGCGCGACCGGCTCGACGCCGTGCGCGCCGAACGGCTGGCGGTGCAGTTCGGGGGAGCGGCGGGCACGCTGGCCGCCCTCGGCGACGCGGGCGCCCCGCTGGTCGACCGGCTCGCCGCCGAACTCGGCCTGGTCGCCCCGGTGCTGCCCTGGCACACCGACCGCACCCGGTTCGCCGAGCTGGCCGGTGCTCTCGGGTCGGCCGCCGGGGTGCTGGCGAAGATCGCGCAGGACGTCGTGCTGATGGCGCAGACCGAGGTCGGCGAGGTCGAGGAGGCCGACGGTGGCACGTCGTCGGCCATGCCGCACAAGCGCAACCCGATCCGCGCCGTCCTGGTGACCGCCACGACCCGGCGCGTGCCCGGTCTGGTCGCGACCCAGCTGGCCTCGATGGCGCACGAGCACGAGCGCGCGGCCGGGGCGTGGCACGCCGAGTGGGAGACCTCCACCGAGCTGCTGCGACTGGTCGGCGGCGCCGTCCGCGGAACGCGGGAACTGCTGTCCCGCTTGAAGGTCGACGCCGGGCGCATGCGCCGCAACCTGGACCTCACCGGAGGTCTGCCGCTCGCCGAGAACGTGTCGGTGCGCCTCGCGCCCGCACTCGGCCGAGCCGAGGCGCAGGACCTCGTCGCGGAGGTGTGCCGCGACGCGGTGGCGGAAGGACGGACGTTGGGGGAGGCTCTGTCAGCGGACACCAGGGTTCTGGAGCACCTGTCGACCGAGCAGATCGACGAGGCGCTGGACCCCTCGGTGTACGTGGGCAGCGCGGCCGCGTTCGTGGACCGCGCCCTGGCGGCACACCAGCGAAAGGCAGACCGGTGA
- the pcaD gene encoding 3-oxoadipate enol-lactonase, with protein MRLHSELSGPEDAPVLVMGSSLGTTNTLWEPQLPVLEEFFRIVRFDHRGHGASPTDNGPFTMDDLGADVLELLDSLDVQRFSYCGLSLGGMIGMWLAAHAPDRVDRLALCCTTANFPSAQPWLDRAATVRESGTAAIAEAVVGRWFTHELAERFPDTITAYRELLSGADDNTYAAICEAIAAMDLRPVLPSIQAPTVVIAAAQDEATPPEFLRVIADAIPDAELYVVGDAAHLANVEAADAVSVILHGYLTAAAGAR; from the coding sequence GTGAGACTGCACAGCGAACTGAGCGGACCCGAAGACGCCCCGGTCCTCGTCATGGGCAGCTCCCTCGGCACCACCAACACCCTCTGGGAACCCCAGCTCCCGGTCCTGGAGGAGTTCTTCCGCATCGTCCGCTTCGACCACCGCGGCCACGGCGCCAGTCCCACCGACAACGGCCCGTTCACCATGGACGACCTGGGCGCAGACGTCCTGGAACTCCTCGATTCCCTTGACGTGCAACGCTTCTCCTACTGCGGACTGTCCCTGGGCGGCATGATCGGCATGTGGCTGGCCGCCCACGCCCCCGACCGCGTGGACCGCCTCGCCCTCTGCTGCACCACCGCGAACTTCCCGTCGGCGCAGCCCTGGCTGGACCGCGCCGCCACCGTCCGCGAATCCGGTACCGCCGCCATCGCCGAGGCCGTGGTCGGCCGCTGGTTCACCCACGAACTCGCCGAACGCTTCCCGGACACCATCACCGCCTACCGCGAACTGCTGTCCGGAGCGGACGACAACACCTACGCCGCCATCTGCGAAGCCATCGCCGCCATGGACCTCCGCCCCGTCCTCCCGAGCATCCAGGCCCCGACCGTCGTCATCGCCGCCGCCCAGGACGAGGCCACCCCGCCCGAATTCCTGCGCGTCATCGCCGACGCCATCCCCGACGCCGAGCTGTACGTCGTCGGCGACGCCGCCCACCTGGCCAACGTCGAAGCGGCCGACGCCGTCTCCGTCATCCTGCACGGCTACCTCACCGCCGCGGCCGGTGCGCGCTGA
- the pcaC gene encoding 4-carboxymuconolactone decarboxylase produces the protein MSYDDGMAVRREVLGDEHVDAAMAKTDEFTADFQDLITRYAWGDIWTRPGLDRKTRSCITLAMLASLQHYDELAMHVKAALRNGLTRDEIGEVLLQVAIYAGVPTANRAFAIAQKTFATLDT, from the coding sequence ATGTCCTACGACGACGGCATGGCGGTCCGCCGGGAAGTACTGGGCGACGAGCACGTCGACGCCGCCATGGCGAAGACCGACGAGTTCACCGCCGACTTCCAGGACCTCATCACCAGGTACGCCTGGGGTGACATCTGGACCAGACCGGGCCTGGACCGCAAGACCAGGTCCTGCATCACCCTCGCCATGCTCGCCTCCTTGCAGCACTACGACGAACTGGCCATGCACGTGAAAGCCGCCCTGCGCAACGGCCTGACCCGCGACGAAATCGGCGAAGTACTACTACAGGTGGCCATCTACGCTGGCGTCCCCACCGCCAACCGCGCCTTCGCAATCGCCCAGAAGACCTTCGCCACTTTGGACACCTAA
- a CDS encoding MOSC domain-containing protein: protein MGTIEAVSRSSEHTFTKPGVEEIRLLEGLGVADDAHQGVTVKHRSRVRRDPTAPNLRQVHLIHAELHDELRVLGYEVAPGAVGENVTTRGVDLLALPTGTRLHLGPSAVVEVTGLRNPCLQLDGFRRGLMKAVLDRDAEGKLVRKAGVMGVVLVGGVVRPGDAIKVELPEEPHRGLEPV from the coding sequence ATGGGGACCATCGAGGCGGTCAGCCGCAGCTCCGAGCACACGTTCACGAAGCCCGGCGTCGAGGAAATTCGGTTGCTCGAAGGCCTGGGAGTTGCAGACGACGCGCACCAGGGGGTGACGGTCAAGCACCGGTCGCGGGTGCGCCGAGATCCGACCGCGCCGAACCTGCGCCAGGTGCACCTGATCCACGCCGAGCTGCACGACGAGTTGCGGGTCTTGGGGTATGAGGTGGCGCCGGGGGCGGTCGGCGAGAACGTGACCACGCGGGGTGTGGATCTGCTCGCCCTGCCGACCGGCACGCGGCTCCACCTTGGACCGTCCGCGGTGGTGGAGGTGACCGGGTTGCGGAATCCGTGCCTTCAGCTGGACGGGTTTCGTCGCGGGCTGATGAAGGCGGTGCTGGATCGGGATGCCGAGGGGAAGCTGGTCCGTAAGGCCGGGGTGATGGGGGTGGTCCTGGTCGGCGGGGTGGTTCGACCCGGTGACGCCATCAAGGTCGAGCTGCCCGAGGAGCCGCACCGGGGACTTGAGCCGGTGTAA
- a CDS encoding LacI family DNA-binding transcriptional regulator, which yields MRVTIAEVALRAQVSKATVSRVLNGKPDVDVSTAERVRHVIDEIGYVPSARAVGLARGRARTVGMLAPSLTWPWMGEVLQGIVDTLEAEGYGLLLYTVNRGPDSLSQFASHVSANAFDGLLVIEPPDTLNYIATLYAQGLPVVMIDDRGSHPQFPSVATTNREGAQGAARHLLAAGRTKLAVVTGPMQFGCTRERLDGFRDALAAAGLSVDPRLVVDGDFTTDGGTVATEKLLSAGIPFDGVFAHNDLSAMGVLRALRKAGRDVPGDVSVVGFDDVPIASHAEPSLTTVRQPLQEMGVAAARMLLSHFGGEALPEKPLVLPTSLVVRQSAPQN from the coding sequence ATGCGGGTCACGATCGCCGAGGTCGCACTTCGCGCCCAGGTGAGCAAGGCGACTGTGTCCCGCGTCCTGAACGGCAAGCCCGACGTGGACGTGTCCACGGCGGAACGGGTCCGGCACGTGATCGACGAGATCGGCTACGTGCCCAGCGCACGCGCCGTCGGACTCGCCCGCGGACGGGCCCGCACCGTCGGGATGCTCGCCCCGTCGCTCACCTGGCCGTGGATGGGCGAGGTCCTCCAGGGCATCGTCGACACGCTGGAGGCGGAGGGCTACGGTCTGCTGCTCTACACCGTGAACCGGGGTCCGGACTCGCTCAGCCAGTTCGCCAGCCACGTGTCGGCCAACGCCTTCGACGGGTTGCTGGTGATAGAGCCGCCGGACACCCTCAACTACATAGCAACGCTGTACGCGCAGGGCCTGCCGGTCGTCATGATCGACGACCGCGGCTCGCACCCGCAGTTCCCTTCGGTTGCCACCACCAACCGCGAGGGCGCGCAGGGCGCCGCGCGCCACCTGCTCGCCGCGGGGCGCACCAAGCTCGCCGTCGTGACCGGCCCGATGCAGTTCGGCTGCACCAGGGAACGGCTCGACGGGTTCCGCGACGCGCTCGCCGCCGCGGGCCTGTCGGTGGACCCCCGTCTCGTCGTCGATGGTGACTTCACCACCGACGGAGGTACGGTGGCCACCGAGAAGCTGCTGTCGGCGGGCATCCCGTTCGACGGGGTCTTCGCGCACAACGACCTCTCCGCGATGGGTGTCCTGCGCGCGCTGCGCAAAGCGGGCCGCGACGTGCCCGGAGACGTGTCCGTCGTCGGTTTCGACGACGTGCCGATCGCCTCGCACGCCGAACCCTCGCTCACCACCGTCCGGCAGCCGCTCCAGGAGATGGGCGTGGCGGCCGCGCGGATGCTGCTCTCCCACTTCGGCGGCGAAGCGCTGCCGGAGAAACCCCTCGTGCTGCCGACCTCGCTCGTGGTCCGACAGTCAGCTCCACAGAACTAG
- a CDS encoding ABC transporter substrate-binding protein — protein MQGIRRRTTLALIGTVAVAALVAAGCSSGGATKSASSGVLTVGMPNGVQTNNSNPFLATSAGASLGYRFMIYEPLVQTNPIAPSEKGTPWLAEKWEWADNYQKLTVTTRADVKWNDDQPFTAGDVAYTFNLMKDKSALNTNGLPIAGATKVSDTSAEITFSKPQFVNENKILNSFVVPEHIWKDVPDPTTFTNEKPVGTGPYTLKTFTPQTVTLAVRTAYWQDLPKVPEIQYTSYNDNSAQTTALASGAAQWSYVFMPNYETLYVDKDPQNHKIWMPAGLGIHALWLNTAKAPFNNVALRKALNMVIDREVIFQQGHSKLFPKVDNVTGIPSPAGDPFLSADYKDKTAKVDVEGAKKLLTEAGYKLDGDVLKDPSGAPVTFALTDPAGWSDYLTDLDIIKNAVKALGITAEVKTQTVDQWTTDFNSGAFDATMHWTNSGATPFETYQNIMDAAASKPVGEPAAAAQGRFNDPAATAALTAYASAPDDASRKTNLDLLQKIFVEQVPAIPLVSSPVGAEYSQKSWVGWPTEADPYAPPQPTQTNALQVVLRLKPATA, from the coding sequence ATGCAAGGCATACGCCGCAGGACAACACTCGCGCTGATCGGCACCGTCGCCGTCGCGGCGCTGGTGGCCGCCGGCTGTTCATCGGGTGGTGCCACCAAGTCCGCGTCGAGCGGCGTTCTCACCGTGGGCATGCCCAACGGGGTGCAGACCAACAACAGCAACCCCTTCCTCGCCACGTCGGCGGGTGCGTCGCTGGGCTACCGCTTCATGATCTACGAGCCCCTCGTGCAGACCAACCCGATCGCGCCGTCCGAGAAGGGCACGCCGTGGTTGGCCGAGAAGTGGGAGTGGGCGGACAACTACCAGAAGCTCACCGTCACCACCCGCGCGGACGTCAAGTGGAACGACGACCAGCCCTTCACCGCCGGTGACGTCGCCTACACGTTCAACCTGATGAAGGACAAGTCGGCCCTCAACACCAACGGTCTCCCCATCGCGGGTGCGACCAAGGTCAGCGACACCTCGGCCGAGATCACCTTCAGCAAGCCCCAGTTCGTGAACGAGAACAAGATCCTCAACTCGTTCGTCGTGCCGGAGCACATCTGGAAGGACGTGCCGGACCCGACGACCTTCACCAACGAGAAGCCCGTCGGCACCGGCCCGTACACGCTGAAGACCTTCACCCCGCAGACGGTCACGCTGGCCGTGCGCACCGCCTACTGGCAGGACCTCCCCAAGGTCCCGGAGATCCAGTACACGTCGTACAACGACAACAGCGCGCAGACGACCGCCCTCGCGAGCGGTGCGGCGCAGTGGTCCTACGTGTTCATGCCGAACTACGAGACCCTGTACGTCGACAAGGACCCGCAGAACCACAAGATCTGGATGCCCGCCGGTCTCGGCATCCACGCCCTGTGGCTGAACACCGCCAAGGCGCCGTTCAACAACGTCGCGCTGCGCAAGGCCCTCAACATGGTGATCGACCGCGAGGTCATCTTCCAGCAGGGCCACTCGAAGCTGTTCCCGAAGGTCGACAACGTCACGGGCATCCCCAGCCCGGCCGGTGACCCCTTCCTCTCGGCCGACTACAAGGACAAGACCGCCAAGGTCGACGTCGAGGGCGCCAAGAAGCTGCTCACCGAAGCGGGCTACAAGCTCGACGGCGACGTGCTGAAGGACCCGTCCGGCGCGCCGGTCACCTTCGCGCTGACCGACCCCGCCGGCTGGTCGGACTACCTGACCGACCTCGACATCATCAAGAACGCCGTCAAGGCCCTGGGCATCACCGCCGAGGTCAAGACGCAGACCGTCGACCAGTGGACCACCGACTTCAACTCGGGCGCGTTCGACGCCACGATGCACTGGACCAACAGCGGCGCGACGCCGTTCGAGACCTACCAGAACATCATGGACGCCGCGGCCAGCAAGCCGGTCGGCGAGCCCGCCGCCGCCGCGCAGGGCCGCTTCAACGACCCGGCCGCGACGGCCGCGCTGACCGCGTACGCCTCCGCGCCCGACGACGCCTCCCGCAAGACCAACCTCGACCTGCTGCAGAAGATCTTCGTCGAGCAGGTCCCGGCGATCCCGCTGGTCTCGTCGCCCGTCGGCGCCGAGTACAGCCAGAAGAGCTGGGTCGGCTGGCCCACCGAGGCCGACCCGTACGCGCCGCCGCAGCCCACGCAGACCAACGCGTTGCAGGTGGTCCTCCGCTTGAAGCCGGCTACCGCGTGA
- a CDS encoding ABC transporter ATP-binding protein — translation MTGEVVLAARGVTKHFPVSRKGRQVLTRQPRAVHAVDDVSFDLRRGHVTALVGESGSGKSTVARLLAQLYPLTSGEIVLDDVPTKVKRGKSFRAYCKQVQMIFQDPFASLNPVHTIRYHLTRALRVHHGRVKGEELEKGLTSLLERVNLTPPERFLDKYPHELSGGQRQRVAIARALGADPTVLLADEPVSMLDVSIRLGVLNLLRDLKERLHLAILYITHDIASARYFADTTMVMYAGQVIEGGDSETVTQEPAHPYTQLLIRSAPDPERAHNGVPTVTTAPGEPPSLISPPPGCRFAPRCPYAAEKCRTETPPKFDLVGEHYAACWLYDSETSDEHPRREPVEVGA, via the coding sequence GTGACCGGCGAGGTCGTGCTGGCGGCACGTGGAGTCACCAAGCACTTCCCGGTGTCCCGCAAGGGACGGCAAGTGCTTACCCGCCAGCCGCGCGCGGTACACGCGGTGGACGACGTCTCCTTCGACCTGCGCAGAGGACACGTGACCGCGCTGGTCGGGGAGTCGGGCTCGGGAAAATCCACTGTGGCAAGGCTGCTCGCGCAGCTGTACCCGCTGACCTCGGGCGAGATAGTGCTCGATGACGTACCCACGAAGGTGAAGCGGGGCAAGTCGTTCCGGGCGTACTGCAAACAGGTCCAGATGATCTTCCAGGACCCGTTCGCGTCGTTGAACCCGGTGCACACGATCCGCTACCACCTCACGAGGGCCTTGCGCGTGCACCACGGGCGTGTCAAGGGCGAGGAACTGGAGAAGGGGTTGACCTCGCTCCTCGAGCGGGTCAACCTCACCCCTCCGGAGCGCTTCCTCGACAAGTACCCGCACGAGTTGTCGGGCGGCCAGCGCCAGCGCGTTGCCATCGCGCGGGCGCTGGGCGCCGACCCGACGGTGCTGCTCGCCGACGAACCGGTGTCGATGCTCGACGTGTCGATCCGCCTCGGCGTGCTGAACCTGTTGCGGGACCTGAAGGAACGGCTGCACCTGGCCATCCTGTACATCACCCACGACATCGCGTCGGCGCGCTACTTCGCCGACACGACGATGGTGATGTACGCGGGGCAGGTGATCGAGGGCGGGGACAGCGAGACGGTCACGCAGGAACCCGCCCACCCCTACACGCAGCTGCTGATCAGGTCCGCCCCGGACCCGGAGCGGGCGCACAACGGGGTGCCGACGGTGACGACGGCGCCCGGTGAGCCGCCGAGCCTGATCAGTCCGCCGCCGGGCTGCCGGTTCGCGCCGCGCTGCCCGTACGCGGCGGAGAAGTGCCGCACGGAGACCCCGCCGAAGTTCGACCTCGTCGGGGAGCACTACGCGGCCTGCTGGCTGTACGACTCGGAAACGTCCGACGAGCACCCGCGTCGTGAGCCTGTGGAGGTCGGGGCATGA
- a CDS encoding ABC transporter permease translates to MRFLLRRALFYLITAWAAITINFLLPRMLPGDPVQAMIARFQGRLSTDAIASLYVLFGLDTQTSMFSQYITYWGNLFQGDLGLSFTYFPTPVSEVIAQSLPWTLSLMGVTTVISFVLGTMIGVYAGWRRGSWIDSLLPIATFFSAIPYFWLGLIAISVFAVTWGAFPAAGGYEPGLIPSFDWEFISSALYYAVLPALTVIISSIAGWILGMRNMMVTVSSEDYVTVAHAKGLPERRVMLGYAARNAVLPSISGFALSLGFIVGGTLLVEMVFSYPGIGYVLFTGVNAKDYPLMQGIFLIITLAVLLANLIADVVYLLLDPRTRKA, encoded by the coding sequence ATGAGGTTCCTGCTTCGACGCGCGCTGTTCTACCTGATCACGGCATGGGCCGCGATCACGATCAACTTCCTGCTGCCGCGGATGCTGCCCGGTGACCCGGTGCAGGCGATGATCGCGCGGTTCCAGGGCAGGCTGAGCACGGACGCGATCGCCTCGCTGTACGTCCTCTTCGGACTGGACACGCAGACGAGCATGTTCTCGCAGTACATCACGTACTGGGGGAACCTGTTCCAGGGCGATCTCGGCCTGTCGTTCACCTACTTCCCGACGCCGGTGTCCGAGGTGATCGCGCAGAGCCTGCCGTGGACGCTGTCGCTGATGGGCGTGACCACGGTCATCAGCTTCGTGCTGGGCACCATGATCGGCGTCTACGCGGGCTGGCGCCGCGGTTCGTGGATCGACTCGCTGCTGCCGATCGCGACGTTCTTCTCGGCCATCCCGTACTTCTGGCTCGGGCTGATCGCCATCTCGGTGTTCGCGGTCACCTGGGGCGCGTTCCCGGCGGCGGGCGGCTACGAGCCCGGCCTGATCCCGTCCTTCGACTGGGAGTTCATCTCCAGCGCGCTGTACTACGCGGTGCTGCCCGCCCTCACGGTGATCATCAGCTCGATCGCGGGCTGGATCCTGGGAATGCGCAACATGATGGTCACGGTGTCCTCTGAGGACTACGTGACCGTCGCGCACGCCAAGGGGCTGCCCGAGAGGCGCGTGATGCTCGGCTACGCCGCCCGCAACGCGGTGCTGCCCAGCATCTCCGGTTTCGCGCTGTCGCTCGGGTTCATCGTCGGCGGCACGCTGCTGGTGGAGATGGTGTTCTCCTACCCCGGCATCGGCTACGTGCTCTTCACCGGTGTCAACGCCAAGGACTACCCGCTGATGCAGGGCATCTTCCTCATCATCACCCTCGCGGTGCTGCTGGCGAACCTGATCGCGGACGTCGTGTACCTGCTGCTCGACCCGCGCACCCGGAAGGCCTGA
- a CDS encoding ABC transporter permease, producing MKSALNGKTMAGLVIMGFFVLIAIVGSWLAPYDPSAMSSDIMQPPTGAHWFGTTQTGQDIFSQVMVGTRGVLIVGLVAGAIATVLSVLIGVTAGFLGGVADEFLSALSNIFLVVPALPLIIIVTSFLPDAGDFLIAFVISATGWAWGARILRAQTLSLRQRDYVEAARATGERTWRLIVFEVMPNLTAIIASSFVGTVIFAVLSVITLSFIGVASVSNWNWGTILFWAQNAQALAQGAWWWFIPAGLCIALLGTALALINFGIDEYMNPRLRTSIGGKVKMRVGFTPVLRQEGGRS from the coding sequence ATGAAGTCCGCCTTGAACGGCAAGACGATGGCCGGACTGGTCATCATGGGCTTCTTCGTCCTGATCGCGATCGTGGGCTCCTGGCTGGCGCCGTACGACCCGTCGGCGATGAGCAGTGACATCATGCAACCGCCGACGGGCGCGCACTGGTTCGGCACGACCCAGACGGGGCAGGACATCTTCTCCCAGGTCATGGTCGGCACCAGGGGCGTGCTGATCGTCGGGCTCGTCGCGGGTGCCATCGCGACGGTCCTGTCGGTGCTGATCGGTGTCACCGCGGGGTTCCTCGGCGGCGTGGCGGACGAGTTCCTCTCCGCGCTGAGCAACATCTTCCTGGTCGTCCCGGCCCTGCCGCTGATCATCATCGTGACGTCGTTCCTCCCCGACGCCGGTGACTTCCTGATCGCGTTCGTGATCAGCGCGACCGGCTGGGCGTGGGGCGCGCGGATCCTGCGCGCGCAGACGCTGTCGTTGCGCCAGCGCGATTACGTCGAGGCGGCGCGGGCCACCGGTGAGCGCACGTGGCGGCTGATCGTGTTCGAGGTCATGCCGAACCTGACCGCGATCATCGCGTCCAGCTTCGTCGGCACGGTGATCTTCGCGGTGCTGTCGGTGATCACGCTGTCGTTCATCGGCGTCGCGAGCGTGTCCAACTGGAACTGGGGCACCATCCTGTTCTGGGCGCAGAACGCGCAGGCGCTCGCCCAGGGCGCGTGGTGGTGGTTCATCCCCGCGGGCCTGTGCATCGCGTTGCTGGGCACCGCTCTCGCGCTGATCAACTTCGGGATCGACGAGTACATGAACCCCCGTCTCCGGACGTCGATCGGCGGCAAGGTCAAGATGCGCGTCGGGTTCACACCGGTGCTGAGGCAGGAAGGCGGGCGGTCGTGA
- a CDS encoding ABC transporter ATP-binding protein, which produces MTPVLEIRDLSVDYGQGEGAVHAVSSVNLVLNRGEVLGLAGESGSGKSTLAYAMTRLLPPPGLITGGEVLHHGRDKEPVDVLGLTPKQLRSFRWNDIAIVFQGAMNSLNPVSTVASQLDDIYRAHRPDMSRGQRSKRSAELLRLVGISADRLGAYPHQLSGGMRQRVMIAMALALDPEIIIMDEPTTALDVVMQRQILEQMMRLREELGFSVLFITHDISLLVEFSDRIAIMYAGRIVEQAASEDMYRASAHPYSKGLLGSFPALHGPRRPLTGIPGSPPDMRTVPSGCPFHPRCPSAFDTCEREIPVLEKLSGTNGDSSRSVACWLNTPSPSGHPGVGAT; this is translated from the coding sequence GTGACCCCCGTGTTGGAGATCCGCGACCTGTCGGTCGACTACGGGCAGGGCGAGGGCGCAGTGCACGCCGTCAGCTCGGTCAACCTGGTGCTCAACCGCGGCGAGGTCCTCGGCCTCGCGGGGGAGAGCGGCAGCGGCAAGTCCACGCTGGCCTACGCGATGACCCGGCTGCTCCCGCCGCCGGGGCTCATCACCGGCGGCGAGGTCCTGCACCACGGCCGCGACAAGGAACCCGTGGACGTGCTGGGGCTCACGCCCAAGCAGCTGCGGTCGTTCCGCTGGAACGACATCGCGATCGTGTTCCAGGGCGCGATGAACTCGCTCAACCCCGTCTCCACGGTGGCCTCGCAGCTCGACGACATCTACCGCGCGCACCGCCCCGACATGAGCCGGGGCCAGCGGTCCAAGCGCAGCGCGGAACTGCTCCGCCTGGTCGGCATCTCCGCCGACCGGCTCGGCGCCTACCCGCACCAGCTCTCCGGCGGCATGCGCCAGCGCGTGATGATCGCGATGGCGCTCGCGCTGGACCCCGAGATCATCATCATGGACGAGCCGACCACCGCGCTGGACGTGGTGATGCAGCGGCAGATCCTGGAGCAGATGATGCGGCTGCGCGAGGAGCTGGGCTTCTCCGTCCTCTTCATCACCCACGACATCTCGCTGCTCGTGGAGTTCTCCGACCGCATCGCCATCATGTACGCCGGGCGCATCGTCGAGCAGGCCGCGTCCGAGGACATGTACCGCGCGTCGGCCCACCCCTACAGCAAGGGCCTGCTGGGCTCGTTCCCCGCCCTGCACGGCCCGCGCCGCCCGCTCACCGGCATCCCCGGTTCGCCGCCGGACATGCGGACGGTGCCGTCCGGCTGTCCCTTCCACCCCAGGTGCCCCAGTGCCTTCGACACGTGCGAGCGGGAGATCCCGGTCCTCGAAAAGCTCTCGGGCACCAACGGAGACAGCAGCCGCAGCGTCGCCTGCTGGCTGAACACACCTTCCCCATCGGGACACCCAGGAGTAGGAGCGACATGA